One uncultured Fibrobacter sp. genomic region harbors:
- the nuoL gene encoding NADH-quinone oxidoreductase subunit L — translation MINDVSISYLIFLMPLIVFAVNGLFLGRKSDKAAAAFAVVGNGIAMVSALIVAVHYFSSTFAPQKAVLFDFPFLNFAENFAAKIGLLIDPLSVMMLVVVTVISFLVNIYSIGYMKGDRSAGRFFSILSLFSFSMLGLVAATNLFQMFIFWELVGVSSYLLIGFWYHKPSAVSASKQAFILTRFADSFFLLGIVIVSYVVQSFDFFALNGLSLAAFKKETIDLGLMVVSKADALIIGSILIFTGGWGKSAMFPMHIWLPNAMEGPTPVSSIIHSATMVVAGVYLVARLFPFFAVCGNSLTLIMWVGAFTMVFAAVIACTQKDIKRILAYSTLSQLGYMMFALGACKIGDAVITTGWTASTFHIFTHAFFKCALFLIAGSLIHQVHTNDLDAMGGLRKKMPLTYWSSLICVLAIAGIPPFSGFFSKDEIILAAFQGHHYAVFGLAILTSGLTTFYMFRLFFLAFHGAPRSESVKQGHVHEDFFMTLPIVILAVPALLSGILGKGIFEHYFVPGRLRVPQLVLLPHAEWIPYVAVAVAAVALLVAWFFYASPKAKVERALDESNRSALYKVVYHKFYFDEMYYAVVRQFVIGGIARVARFIQDYIIEGILAFCIWFIHKLGDLVRYAQGGNLSFYLGTLIVGVLLWRFLGQLPL, via the coding sequence ATGATTAACGACGTTTCCATCAGCTATTTAATCTTCTTGATGCCGCTTATCGTATTCGCGGTGAACGGCCTTTTCCTCGGTCGTAAATCCGACAAGGCGGCCGCAGCGTTTGCCGTCGTCGGAAACGGCATCGCCATGGTTTCCGCGCTGATTGTCGCGGTTCACTATTTCAGCTCCACCTTCGCCCCGCAGAAGGCAGTCCTGTTCGATTTCCCGTTCCTGAATTTTGCGGAAAATTTCGCCGCAAAAATCGGACTCTTGATCGACCCGCTTTCGGTGATGATGCTCGTGGTCGTCACGGTGATTTCTTTCCTCGTGAACATCTACAGCATCGGCTACATGAAGGGCGACCGCAGTGCCGGCCGATTCTTCTCGATTCTTTCGCTGTTCAGTTTCAGTATGCTCGGCCTCGTTGCCGCCACCAACCTTTTCCAGATGTTCATCTTCTGGGAACTCGTGGGTGTTTCCAGCTACCTGCTCATCGGCTTCTGGTACCATAAGCCGTCTGCAGTGAGCGCTTCGAAGCAGGCATTTATCCTTACGCGCTTTGCCGACAGTTTCTTCCTGCTCGGCATCGTCATCGTGAGCTACGTGGTGCAGAGTTTCGACTTCTTTGCGCTGAACGGACTTTCGCTTGCCGCCTTCAAAAAGGAAACGATTGACCTCGGCCTGATGGTCGTCTCCAAGGCAGACGCGCTCATTATCGGATCCATCCTGATATTCACCGGTGGCTGGGGCAAGTCCGCCATGTTCCCGATGCATATTTGGCTTCCGAACGCCATGGAAGGTCCGACACCGGTTTCTTCTATCATCCACAGTGCCACCATGGTGGTCGCGGGCGTTTACCTGGTCGCAAGACTCTTCCCGTTCTTCGCCGTGTGCGGAAACTCGCTTACGCTCATTATGTGGGTCGGCGCCTTCACGATGGTCTTTGCCGCCGTTATCGCCTGTACGCAAAAGGATATCAAGCGCATTCTCGCCTACTCGACGCTTTCGCAACTCGGCTACATGATGTTTGCGCTCGGCGCTTGTAAAATCGGCGACGCAGTCATCACCACCGGCTGGACAGCCTCAACCTTCCACATCTTTACGCATGCTTTCTTCAAGTGCGCCTTGTTCCTCATCGCAGGTTCCCTGATTCACCAGGTACATACCAACGACCTGGACGCCATGGGTGGACTCCGCAAGAAGATGCCGCTCACCTACTGGAGCAGCCTCATCTGTGTGCTCGCCATCGCGGGCATTCCGCCGTTCTCTGGATTTTTCTCCAAGGACGAAATTATCCTGGCGGCTTTCCAGGGGCACCATTACGCAGTATTCGGACTTGCAATCCTTACGAGCGGCCTCACCACCTTCTACATGTTCCGTTTGTTCTTCCTCGCCTTCCACGGGGCACCGCGTTCTGAATCGGTGAAGCAAGGACATGTGCACGAAGACTTCTTCATGACGCTCCCGATCGTGATTCTCGCCGTACCGGCCCTGTTGAGCGGTATCCTCGGCAAGGGAATCTTCGAGCACTACTTTGTACCGGGTAGACTCCGCGTGCCGCAGCTGGTGCTGCTCCCCCACGCCGAATGGATCCCGTACGTCGCCGTCGCTGTTGCCGCCGTCGCACTTCTGGTTGCATGGTTCTTCTACGCAAGCCCGAAGGCAAAAGTGGAACGCGCCCTCGACGAATCCAACCGCAGCGCACTCTACAAGGTCGTTTACCACAAGTTCTACTTCGACGAAATGTACTACGCCGTGGTGCGCCAGTTCGTGATTGGCGGCATCGCCCGCGTGGCCCGTTTCATCCAGGACTACATTATCGAAGGAATCCTCGCATTCTGCATCTGGTTCATCCACAAGCTTGGGGACCTTGTGCGTTACGCGCAGGGCGGCAACCTGAGTTTCTACCTGGGCACCCTGATTGTAGGCGTTTTGCTGTGGCGTTTTTTGGGACAACTCCCGCTGTAA